Proteins encoded in a region of the Paenibacillus pedocola genome:
- a CDS encoding TrmB family transcriptional regulator, translating to MEQLLLHLRNLGFTEMESKIMVELATKGEASGYEVAKQLGVSRSNVYAALQRLTQQGYVRCGEGEPARYSVLDPEELATMISGRVQASLAYMESEMPRGGPVSPSFYNIEGDRNMLGALIRQLNLAEKEIVVDVWREEASLLRNELEQAELRGVKLLWAFDGGNAAPAPYPVWPPLGGKPRRGGGRKFSFVIDRSWCMLGMRYEDGTAQAVVTEHEVLIELLLNHFSQEMVLFELEEDMGPELTKRYGERYSRIYSKYVMHDKDTDEPGKDQAE from the coding sequence ATGGAACAGTTGCTGCTGCATCTGCGCAATTTGGGATTCACGGAAATGGAATCCAAAATTATGGTCGAGCTGGCTACCAAAGGCGAGGCTTCGGGCTACGAAGTGGCAAAGCAGCTAGGAGTATCAAGATCGAATGTCTACGCGGCGCTTCAGCGTCTGACGCAGCAAGGATATGTAAGATGCGGAGAAGGAGAGCCTGCACGTTACAGCGTGCTGGATCCGGAAGAGCTGGCGACCATGATCTCCGGCCGGGTACAGGCTTCACTGGCCTATATGGAGAGTGAAATGCCGCGAGGCGGTCCGGTCAGCCCTTCGTTCTATAATATTGAGGGCGACCGTAACATGCTGGGGGCGCTGATCCGCCAGCTGAATTTGGCCGAGAAGGAAATTGTGGTGGATGTGTGGCGGGAGGAGGCTTCCCTGTTGCGTAATGAATTGGAACAGGCAGAGCTGCGTGGAGTGAAGCTGCTGTGGGCCTTTGACGGCGGCAATGCGGCCCCGGCCCCTTATCCGGTCTGGCCGCCACTGGGCGGGAAGCCGCGCAGAGGCGGAGGGCGGAAATTCTCGTTCGTCATTGACCGGAGCTGGTGCATGCTGGGCATGCGTTATGAGGACGGTACGGCCCAGGCGGTAGTGACCGAGCATGAGGTGCTGATTGAGCTGCTCCTGAACCACTTTTCACAGGAAATGGTGCTGTTCGAGCTGGAGGAAGATATGGGACCTGAGCTGACAAAACGCTATGGTGAACGTTACAGCCGCATTTACAGCAAATATGTGATGCATGATAAGGATACGGATGAGCCCGGGAAGGATCAAGCAGAGTAG
- a CDS encoding DUF4870 domain-containing protein, with product MSPFKSSTGLPENIAACVCYFFPFIGGIVFLALEKRSRFVLFHALQSLITFGLLMIVHVMSGFIPLLGALIGAILSLCSFAIWLLMIYHTLGGRWYKLPWAGDLAESQLRHL from the coding sequence CGAGAATATTGCCGCCTGCGTATGCTACTTCTTTCCTTTTATCGGCGGAATTGTGTTTCTTGCTCTGGAGAAACGCAGCCGCTTCGTGCTCTTTCATGCGCTGCAGTCGCTGATAACGTTCGGCCTGCTGATGATCGTTCATGTGATGAGCGGATTCATCCCCCTGCTCGGTGCGCTGATCGGAGCCATTCTCTCGTTATGCAGCTTCGCCATCTGGCTGCTCATGATTTATCACACCCTGGGCGGAAGATGGTATAAGCTTCCCTGGGCGGGAGATCTGGCAGAAAGCCAGCTCCGCCACCTGTGA
- a CDS encoding zinc ribbon domain-containing protein, which produces MNILQRIKDGASRVSEKAQSSVEIGKLNGHISDIEREMELEFMKMGKLFYDGYRARDLSVAEGKMVELSKLCLKHQEQIDELRFKIAELKNERLCVCGNVVALDANFCPKCGHRLEAPAPKKEAPAVTIRTIHDDEEDQYYGEDELTEEEKELALRTEQRTEHRAVYTEVLHDDEELEAGGYAGQTHDSERGRREADELERERERQLELDRRIRDWKAGEHSEEAAAVSEGTVRDIVKCQICRADLPKGSMWCPRCGSEQI; this is translated from the coding sequence ATGAATATTCTGCAACGCATTAAAGACGGTGCCAGCCGGGTGAGTGAAAAAGCGCAAAGCTCGGTGGAAATAGGTAAGCTGAACGGGCATATTTCCGATATTGAACGCGAGATGGAACTTGAATTTATGAAAATGGGCAAGCTTTTCTATGACGGGTACCGTGCAAGGGATCTATCGGTGGCCGAAGGGAAAATGGTGGAGCTGTCTAAGCTCTGTCTAAAACACCAGGAGCAGATTGATGAACTGCGCTTCAAGATCGCTGAGCTCAAAAATGAACGGCTGTGCGTATGCGGCAATGTGGTCGCGCTGGATGCGAATTTCTGTCCGAAATGCGGACATAGGCTCGAGGCCCCGGCTCCCAAAAAAGAAGCACCGGCCGTAACGATCCGTACGATTCATGATGATGAGGAAGATCAATATTATGGTGAAGACGAACTGACCGAGGAAGAAAAGGAATTAGCGCTGAGAACAGAGCAGCGGACCGAACACCGGGCCGTGTACACCGAAGTGCTGCATGACGACGAGGAGCTTGAGGCGGGGGGGTATGCCGGCCAGACCCATGACAGTGAGCGGGGCCGCCGGGAAGCTGACGAGCTGGAGCGGGAGCGGGAAAGACAGCTTGAGCTGGACCGCCGCATCCGGGATTGGAAGGCCGGGGAGCACTCGGAGGAAGCAGCGGCAGTCAGCGAAGGAACCGTCCGGGATATCGTCAAATGCCAAATTTGCCGGGCAGACTTACCTAAAGGCTCGATGTGGTGCCCGCGCTGCGGTTCCGAACAAATTTAG
- a CDS encoding xanthine phosphoribosyltransferase: protein MELLRQKVINEGIVLGQGVLKVDSFLNHQMDPFLMREVGREFTRRFAGEEVTKVLTIESSGIAPGIMTALELEVPLIFARKQKSLTLTEDIYVETVYSFTKKESNDITVSKKFIAPGERVLIVDDFLANGEAAFGLARIVEQAGGTVIGIGIVIEKAFQPGNRLLKEAGYRVESLVRIASLEDGRISFVEEEGDQAG from the coding sequence ATGGAATTGTTGAGACAGAAGGTCATTAATGAAGGTATTGTTCTCGGTCAAGGTGTGCTCAAGGTGGATTCTTTTCTGAATCACCAGATGGACCCTTTTCTGATGCGTGAGGTCGGCCGCGAATTTACCCGCCGCTTTGCCGGAGAAGAAGTGACCAAGGTGCTGACTATTGAATCCTCAGGGATTGCACCCGGGATTATGACGGCGCTGGAGCTCGAGGTTCCGCTGATTTTTGCCCGCAAGCAGAAGTCGCTGACTCTGACGGAGGATATTTACGTGGAGACCGTCTATTCTTTTACGAAAAAAGAAAGCAATGATATTACCGTTTCCAAAAAGTTTATCGCCCCCGGCGAACGTGTGCTGATTGTCGATGACTTCCTTGCAAACGGGGAAGCAGCCTTCGGGCTGGCCCGGATTGTTGAGCAGGCAGGCGGCACCGTCATCGGCATTGGCATCGTGATCGAAAAAGCCTTCCAGCCAGGTAACCGGCTGCTGAAGGAAGCGGGCTACCGTGTAGAGTCGCTGGTGCGCATCGCTTCGCTGGAGGATGGGCGTATTTCGTTTGTGGAGGAAGAGGGAGATCAAGCGGGCTGA
- a CDS encoding diacylglycerol/lipid kinase family protein encodes MYLLIINPASGGGAGQRTWETVEGLLKSRGIAHEALFTRSPEQAEAQVLHALARREDWRAAIVIGGDGTIHSVLGALRRRGVPLAVIPAGSGNDTARGFGLPLTAEAALDAALQDRCLEADLLSGSGGLTLTAVASGFDAQVAVNVNNSRYKRLCNAIGAGQLAYIIGILHTLLTFKPCRVSVTLDGKEQAFEQAWLVSVCNLPSYGGGLLICPQAEAGDGLLDVCVVHGCSRGQVLRLFPTLLKGTHVALPFVSMLRGRSVAVHFAQPRHAIGDGEPLGTAPLAVRCEPGALRVLTPLAAAAQDGAAEAGSCQASG; translated from the coding sequence ATGTATTTATTGATCATAAATCCCGCTTCCGGCGGCGGTGCGGGACAGCGGACCTGGGAGACGGTGGAGGGCCTGCTGAAGTCGCGCGGTATCGCTCATGAGGCTCTCTTCACCCGGAGCCCCGAACAGGCTGAGGCGCAGGTGCTTCATGCCCTGGCCCGCCGCGAGGACTGGCGCGCCGCGATCGTTATCGGCGGCGACGGTACGATCCACAGCGTACTCGGTGCGCTGCGGCGCAGAGGCGTCCCGCTGGCGGTCATCCCCGCCGGCTCGGGCAACGACACGGCCCGCGGCTTCGGCCTTCCGCTGACGGCCGAAGCCGCGCTGGACGCCGCGCTGCAGGACCGCTGCCTGGAAGCGGATCTGCTCAGCGGCAGCGGCGGGCTGACCCTGACTGCTGTCGCCAGCGGCTTCGATGCCCAGGTGGCCGTGAACGTGAACAACAGCCGCTACAAGCGGCTGTGCAATGCCATCGGCGCAGGGCAGCTGGCCTATATCATCGGCATCCTGCATACGCTGCTGACCTTCAAGCCCTGCCGCGTCAGCGTGACCCTGGACGGCAAAGAGCAGGCCTTCGAGCAAGCCTGGCTCGTCTCGGTCTGCAACCTGCCAAGCTACGGCGGCGGGCTGCTGATCTGCCCGCAGGCGGAGGCCGGTGACGGCCTGCTCGACGTCTGCGTCGTCCACGGGTGCAGCCGCGGGCAGGTGCTGCGGCTGTTCCCGACACTGCTGAAGGGCACGCATGTGGCGCTGCCCTTCGTGTCCATGCTGCGCGGACGCAGCGTAGCCGTCCACTTCGCGCAGCCCCGCCACGCCATCGGCGACGGCGAGCCGCTGGGCACGGCGCCGCTGGCGGTGCGCTGCGAGCCGGGCGCGCTGCGCGTGCTGACGCCGCTGGCCGCCGCGGCGCAGGACGGAGCCGCTGAAGCCGGCTCCTGCCAGGCGAGCGGCTGA